The Carassius gibelio isolate Cgi1373 ecotype wild population from Czech Republic chromosome A24, carGib1.2-hapl.c, whole genome shotgun sequence genome window below encodes:
- the LOC127946056 gene encoding atypical chemokine receptor 4-like isoform X1, translating to MSHSHQSCSQLKVKGFDRFVSQQHRGQIIMSVPLGYEHDYHYYEHDNSSNHSDYDYNDFADFHTVCDKQEVRSFAGVFLPVIYTLALILGMAGNSLVVLVYLSHKRLRTLTDVFILNLAFADLLLLFTLPFWAADAVNGWEIGTAACKITSALYTTNFSCSMLLMACISIDRYRALARGSAIAKAPARNNARRQRIIMCLLVWGLAIILGLPDMVFYMVKTQHSSGRNACRAVYPHSMAREAKATLEILEVSLSFLLPFLVMMFCYCRVGIVLSQAATAGVRGGRRWRAFRVLIAVVGVFLLTQLPYNVVKLVRALDVIYILVTECEMSKSLDRANQITESLALTHCCLNPVLYVFIGSSFKLHILKLAKHCGQTGRGYRHGNEQPTVEISLKSGTQTQTDSSSDNEDTSTFTI from the coding sequence ATCATAATGAGTGTTCCTTTGGGTTACGAGCATGACTATCATTATTATGAACATGATAATAGTTCCAACCACAGTGACTACGACTACAATGATTTTGCAGACTTCCACACAGTCTGCGACAAACAAGAGGTCAGGTCCTTCGCTGGGGTTTTTTTGCCAGTCATATACACCCTAGCATTGATCCTGGGCATGGCCGGAAACTCACTGGTCGTCTTAGTTTACCTTTCCCACAAACGCTTAAGAACACTGACGGACGTCTTCATCCTCAACCTGGCATTTGCAGACCTCCTCCTGCTCTTCACACTGCCCTTCTGGGCTGCAGATGCAGTGAATGGCTGGGAGATCGGCACAGCGGCCTGTAAGATCACTTCAGCTCTCTACACCACTAACTTCAGCTGTAGCATGCTGCTGATGGCCTGCATTAGCATAGACCGCTATCGTGCACTAGCCAGAGGCTCGGCCATCGCCAAGGCCCCAGCCAGGAACAATGCCCGCAGGCAGAGGATAATCATGTGCCTCCTGGTTTGGGGACTTGCCATTATCCTCGGATTGCCAGATATGGTGTTCTACATGGTGAAGACGCAGCACTCAAGTGGGCGTAATGCCTGCCGGGCAGTTTACCCACACAGCATGGCGCGGGAAGCTAAGGCAACTCTGGAAATTCTGGAAGTGTCTCTGAGCTTTCTTCTGCCTTTCCTGGTGATGATGTTCTGCTATTGCAGGGTTGGAATTGTGTTGAGTCAAGCAGCAACAGCGGGTGTACGTGGTGGTAGAAGATGGCGGGCATTTCGAGTGTTAATAGCAGTAGTAGGTGTGTTTTTGTTGACCCAGCTCCCCTACAATGTAGTAAAATTAGTCAGAGCCCTggatgtaatttacattttagtgaCGGAGTGTGAAATGAGCAAAAGCCTGGACCGTGCAAACCAAATCACTGAAAGTCTGGCCCTCACACACTGCTGCCTGAATCCTGTGCTCTACGTCTTTATTGGCTCGTCCTTCAAACTGCACATTTTGAAGCTCGCCAAGCACTGCGGGCAGACAGGAAGAGGGTACCGCCATGGCAATGAACAGCCCACCGTTGAGATCTCCCTTAAGtcaggcacacaaacacaaacggaCTCTTCGTCGGACAATGAAGACACTAGTACATTCACCATATGA
- the LOC127946056 gene encoding atypical chemokine receptor 4-like isoform X2 — protein sequence MSVPLGYEHDYHYYEHDNSSNHSDYDYNDFADFHTVCDKQEVRSFAGVFLPVIYTLALILGMAGNSLVVLVYLSHKRLRTLTDVFILNLAFADLLLLFTLPFWAADAVNGWEIGTAACKITSALYTTNFSCSMLLMACISIDRYRALARGSAIAKAPARNNARRQRIIMCLLVWGLAIILGLPDMVFYMVKTQHSSGRNACRAVYPHSMAREAKATLEILEVSLSFLLPFLVMMFCYCRVGIVLSQAATAGVRGGRRWRAFRVLIAVVGVFLLTQLPYNVVKLVRALDVIYILVTECEMSKSLDRANQITESLALTHCCLNPVLYVFIGSSFKLHILKLAKHCGQTGRGYRHGNEQPTVEISLKSGTQTQTDSSSDNEDTSTFTI from the coding sequence ATGAGTGTTCCTTTGGGTTACGAGCATGACTATCATTATTATGAACATGATAATAGTTCCAACCACAGTGACTACGACTACAATGATTTTGCAGACTTCCACACAGTCTGCGACAAACAAGAGGTCAGGTCCTTCGCTGGGGTTTTTTTGCCAGTCATATACACCCTAGCATTGATCCTGGGCATGGCCGGAAACTCACTGGTCGTCTTAGTTTACCTTTCCCACAAACGCTTAAGAACACTGACGGACGTCTTCATCCTCAACCTGGCATTTGCAGACCTCCTCCTGCTCTTCACACTGCCCTTCTGGGCTGCAGATGCAGTGAATGGCTGGGAGATCGGCACAGCGGCCTGTAAGATCACTTCAGCTCTCTACACCACTAACTTCAGCTGTAGCATGCTGCTGATGGCCTGCATTAGCATAGACCGCTATCGTGCACTAGCCAGAGGCTCGGCCATCGCCAAGGCCCCAGCCAGGAACAATGCCCGCAGGCAGAGGATAATCATGTGCCTCCTGGTTTGGGGACTTGCCATTATCCTCGGATTGCCAGATATGGTGTTCTACATGGTGAAGACGCAGCACTCAAGTGGGCGTAATGCCTGCCGGGCAGTTTACCCACACAGCATGGCGCGGGAAGCTAAGGCAACTCTGGAAATTCTGGAAGTGTCTCTGAGCTTTCTTCTGCCTTTCCTGGTGATGATGTTCTGCTATTGCAGGGTTGGAATTGTGTTGAGTCAAGCAGCAACAGCGGGTGTACGTGGTGGTAGAAGATGGCGGGCATTTCGAGTGTTAATAGCAGTAGTAGGTGTGTTTTTGTTGACCCAGCTCCCCTACAATGTAGTAAAATTAGTCAGAGCCCTggatgtaatttacattttagtgaCGGAGTGTGAAATGAGCAAAAGCCTGGACCGTGCAAACCAAATCACTGAAAGTCTGGCCCTCACACACTGCTGCCTGAATCCTGTGCTCTACGTCTTTATTGGCTCGTCCTTCAAACTGCACATTTTGAAGCTCGCCAAGCACTGCGGGCAGACAGGAAGAGGGTACCGCCATGGCAATGAACAGCCCACCGTTGAGATCTCCCTTAAGtcaggcacacaaacacaaacggaCTCTTCGTCGGACAATGAAGACACTAGTACATTCACCATATGA